Proteins found in one Litorihabitans aurantiacus genomic segment:
- a CDS encoding carbonic anhydrase — protein sequence MTTPATPAAHRPTTPAEAWAALVEGNERFLSEAATHPAQDLQRRREIAAAQHPFAVIFGCSDSRLAAEIIFDQGLGDAFVVRTAGHVIDTTIIGSIEYGVEVLGTPLVVVLGHDSCGAVQAAIDALETGTMPPGFVRAIVDRVIPSIVSQRTLAAALGRGDAHLPDADVLLREHVETTTRTLTAYSATLARRIEEGTLAVVGVEYALADGRARLVAVQGDVGVKPATA from the coding sequence GTGACCACGCCCGCCACCCCCGCCGCGCACCGCCCCACCACGCCCGCCGAGGCCTGGGCGGCCCTCGTCGAGGGCAACGAGCGCTTCCTGTCCGAGGCCGCCACGCACCCCGCCCAGGACCTGCAGCGCCGCCGTGAGATCGCGGCCGCCCAGCACCCGTTCGCGGTGATCTTCGGGTGCTCGGACTCCCGCCTCGCGGCCGAGATCATCTTCGACCAGGGCCTCGGCGACGCGTTCGTCGTGCGGACCGCCGGTCACGTCATCGACACCACGATCATCGGCTCGATCGAGTACGGCGTCGAGGTGCTCGGTACGCCGCTCGTCGTCGTCCTCGGCCACGACAGCTGCGGCGCCGTCCAGGCGGCGATCGACGCCCTCGAGACCGGCACGATGCCGCCCGGATTCGTGCGGGCGATCGTCGACCGGGTCATCCCGAGCATCGTCTCGCAGCGCACGCTCGCCGCCGCCCTCGGCAGGGGCGACGCCCACCTCCCCGACGCCGACGTCCTGCTGCGCGAGCACGTCGAGACCACCACGCGGACACTGACGGCCTACTCCGCCACGCTCGCGCGACGCATCGAGGAGGGCACCCTCGCCGTCGTCGGCGTCGAGTACGCGCTCGCCGACGGCCGCGCCCGCCTCGTCGCGGTCCAGGGCGACGTCGGCGTGAAGCCCGCCACCGCCTGA
- a CDS encoding carbohydrate kinase family protein produces the protein MQALVIGEALVDIVERPGTDPLAYPGGSPANVAIGLARLGREAQLLTWLGEDANGDLVREHLEASRVLIASGSQRAARTSTARALIGPDGSATYDFDLEIDYPEHRVADDTVVVHVGSIGAVLQPGATKVAALLGSARRRAVLTYDPNLRPSIMGARDDVRPDVLALVAATDVVKVSDEDLEWLEPGTPPQDVARAWAASGPALVVVTLGAAGSFAVTAAGVEVSVAAPRVDVADTVGAGDSFMGGLVDGLWSAGLVGGGRHDAIAAIDVEALTGLLEQAARIAAITVSRPGANPPTRQELDQS, from the coding sequence CGCCTATCCCGGCGGATCGCCCGCCAACGTCGCCATCGGCCTCGCCCGCCTCGGCCGGGAGGCCCAGCTGCTGACGTGGCTCGGCGAGGACGCGAACGGCGACCTCGTCCGCGAGCACCTCGAGGCCAGCCGGGTCCTCATCGCCTCCGGCTCGCAGCGCGCCGCCCGCACCTCGACCGCGCGGGCGCTCATCGGCCCCGACGGCTCCGCGACCTACGACTTCGACCTCGAGATCGACTACCCCGAGCACCGGGTCGCCGACGACACGGTGGTCGTCCACGTCGGCTCGATCGGTGCGGTCCTCCAGCCCGGCGCCACCAAGGTCGCCGCACTCCTCGGGAGCGCCCGTCGCCGCGCCGTCCTCACCTACGACCCCAACCTGCGACCGAGCATCATGGGTGCGCGGGACGACGTCCGTCCCGACGTGCTCGCCCTGGTCGCCGCGACCGACGTGGTGAAGGTCTCCGACGAGGACCTCGAGTGGCTCGAGCCCGGCACCCCGCCCCAGGACGTCGCCCGCGCCTGGGCGGCCTCCGGGCCCGCCCTGGTCGTCGTGACCCTGGGTGCGGCGGGCTCGTTCGCCGTCACCGCCGCCGGGGTCGAGGTGTCGGTCGCCGCTCCGCGCGTCGACGTCGCCGACACCGTCGGGGCGGGTGACTCGTTCATGGGTGGCCTCGTCGACGGGCTGTGGAGCGCCGGCCTCGTCGGCGGTGGACGCCACGACGCGATCGCCGCGATCGACGTCGAGGCGCTCACCGGACTGCTGGAGCAGGCCGCGCGCATCGCGGCCATCACCGTCTCGCGCCCCGGCGCCAACCCGCCCACCCGTCAGGAGCTGGACCAGTCGTGA